One region of Quercus lobata isolate SW786 chromosome 2, ValleyOak3.0 Primary Assembly, whole genome shotgun sequence genomic DNA includes:
- the LOC115978396 gene encoding late embryogenesis abundant protein At1g64065-like — MAEKMNQQEYPLAPATRQSRSDEESGTLRSEELKRKKRIKLAIYIAAFAVFQTIVILVFALTVMRVKTPKVRLGTDVTFQNFSAGTQASPSFDLSFTTQVGVKNTNFGPYKFDSTIATFMYQGVTVGQVTIPKGKAGLRSTKKVGVIVNVDSNTLSSTAGLGSELGAGVLTLNSQAKLSGKVELMFVMKKKKSAEMNCTMTIEVSTKAIQSMSCE; from the coding sequence ATGGCAGAGAAAATGAACCAGCAGGAGTACCCATTGGCACCAGCAACTAGGCAGTCCAGAAGTGATGAAGAGTCTGGCACTTTAAGATCAGAGGAGCTCAAGCGAAAGAAAAGGATCAAGTTGGCCATATATATTGCTGCTTTTGCTGTGTTTCAGACCATTGTCATCTTGGTGTTTGCACTCACTGTGATGCGTGTTAAGACCCCTAAGGTCAGATTGGGCACTGATGTCACGTTCCAGAACTTCAGCGCTGGTACCCAAGCATCACCTTCCTTTGACTTGAGCTTCACAACCCAAGTTGGAGTTAAGAACACAAACTTTGGTCCCTACAAATTTGATAGCACCATTGCCACGTTCATGTACCAGGGTGTGACAGTGGGGCAAGTCACTATTCCTAAGGGTAAAGCTGGGCTGCGTTCGACCAAAAAAGTTGGTGTCATAGTTAATGTGGATTCAAATACCCTGTCAAGCACTGCTGGCCTTGGAAGTGAGTTAGGTGCTGGTGTATTAACTCTGAACAGCCAGGCCAAGCTTAGCGGGAAAGTGGAATTGATGtttgtgatgaagaagaagaagtccgCCGAAATGAATTGCACGATGACCATTGAAGTGTCAACAAAGGCGATCCAATCTATGAGTTGCGAGTAA
- the LOC115974318 gene encoding uncharacterized protein LOC115974318, whose protein sequence is MAEYGTLTSDELRRKKRIKLAIYIAAFAVFQTIVILVFALTVMRVKTPKVRLGTNITFQNFNTGTQASPSFDLSFTAQVGIKNTNFGPYKYDSTIATFMYQGVTIGQVTIPKGKAGLRSTKKVTVTVNVNSNALSSTTGLGSELGAGVLTLNGQAKLSGKVELMFVMKKKKSAEMNCSMTIDLSSMAIQSMICE, encoded by the coding sequence ATGGCAGAGTATGGCACTTTGACATCAGATGAACTCAGGCGAAAGAAAAGGATCAAGTTGGCCATATATATTGCTGCTTTTGCTGTGTTTCAGACCATTGTCATCCTGGTATTTGCACTCACAGTGATGCGTGTTAAGACCCCTAAGGTCAGGTTGGGTACTAATATCACGTTCCAGAACTTCAACACTGGAACCCAAGCATCACCTTCCTTTGACTTAAGCTTCACAGCCCAAGTTGGAATTAAGAACACAAACTTTGGTCCTTACAAATATGATAGCACCATTGCCACGTTCATGTACCAGGGTGTGACAATAGGGCAAGTCACTATACCTAAAGGTAAGGCTGGGCTCCGCTCGACAAAAAAAGTTACTGTCACAGTTAATGTGAATTCAAATGCCCTGTCAAGCACTACTGGCCTTGGAAGTGAGTTAGGTGCTGGGGTGTTAACTCTGAACGGCCAGGCCAAGCTTAGTGGGAAAGTGGAATTGATGtttgtgatgaagaagaagaaatctgcCGAAATGAACTGCTCCATGACAATCGATTTGTCATCAATGGCGATCCAATCTATGATTTGCGAGTGA